In one window of Spodoptera frugiperda isolate SF20-4 chromosome 11, AGI-APGP_CSIRO_Sfru_2.0, whole genome shotgun sequence DNA:
- the LOC118274529 gene encoding splicing factor, suppressor of white-apricot homolog, with translation FLNDSCHGATSNRHALVRSFDNFLIFVKMSLKWTGGQSESGILRKSEFKEKKEDLFVFGYSCKLFRDDDKALHIDQGKHLIPWMGDETLKIDRYDARGALHDLTRLEAPPGGYDWRVELTRAELDVEQLCDEERYRALHTDEDEEEMYKEEELKRLHAAGYGQVGFNYDAPAEPEPPPQPAEVDEEPFTPTPAFRALLPIDTVFPETLKQNAIIEKTAKFIASQGAQMEILIKAKQGDNPQFKFLNRDSNLHPYYTALIGLVKAEKWPEKKVEVVEEKPPENEEYLHPSLASTVIESAPAIPSIHYKPSADCDYTMLISKMRGEDEMDVDGEPRGDVPPPGTEPPRHRTPGAEIYRAPVMYTKGPDGNHVDPTAPMPSQYQQYAAYYQQYQTQEQQLQQQVKKPPTQPSLKSTGLSLMKNYNTDSDSDVSDFDDSSSTDSRDRVPIITPPDDVQIVIDKMASYVARNGDEFADIVRAKNDPRFTFLDPENIYHPYYKRLMQQKRGIDVNGKEKKKRTAAPVSFSIKKLKEPDPILPKPALPYESSSDDDSEKPAEKQPAQEEFKEPPKVYPQTFPTNNIPPVVMYKIDPQYNDLPLMRPYIEPVKPLKPPPKPPMLPEYNEMPKQEEIAPLPEPPPPPVPQQVIEIPTVPLKEAPTVEKVEIVIEKEKEVPSVEVVQKKETPPVKETQNRDSPYTRESPFRKESPPKRDSPYTRESPYRRESSLKRESPYKRASPLARDSPHSRGSPHKREGSHKRDSPHHRDRERDSHKRDKKKHKDRRKEHRSKSESRESRRNDRRSAEREKKREKDKVRESESKRSKYSKEELENEIISLVDNSDDLIDLTGDQSDSKVEGETEAERAKQLERRRRAAEFLKKVGVDPAAAALPTSSLASAMVDTLESIRKKKAEEEEKRRRRDKRRHRDRRDYEDESERSHRKSKRRKYRSSDDNDESDYDGSKKKKRKKDRKHSSKSKRKRRREDAEETEQPITVNIDLTSTLKELRTSSPTKELVLQDTEEAQAFVRPDSSDDDLERDRRRKRERQYSEGEWSSDSEGDSKSSASKNDD, from the exons TTTCTGAACGATTCATGTCATGGTGCGACTTCGAATCGGCATGCATTGGTTCGAAGTTTTgataattttctaatttttgtaaaaatgtctttaaaatggACTGGAGGTCAAAGTGAGTCCGGTATATTAAGAAAGAGTGAGTTCAAGGAGAAGAAAGAAGACCTTTTCGTGTTCGGCTACTCGTGCAAATTGTTCAGGGACGATGATAAAGCCCTTCACATTGACCAAGGCAAACACCTCATTCCGTGGATGGGGGATGAAACGTTGAAAATCGACAG GTATGATGCACGGGGAGCCCTGCACGACCTGACGAGGCTCGAAGCCCCGCCGGGAGGTTACGACTGGCGAGTGGAACTTACTAGGGCTGAGCTGGATGTGGAACAGCTATGTGATGAGGAGCGATACCGTGCACTGCACACTGACGAAGATGAAGAGGAAATGTATAAAG AGGAAGAACTAAAGCGCCTGCATGCAGCCGGTTATGGTCAGGTGGGGTTCAACTACGACGCCCCTGCAGAGCCGGAGCCTCCGCCACAACCAGCGGAGGTGGATGAGGAACCATTCACTCCCACACCTGCATTCAGAGCCCTCCTGCCTATTGACACAGTGTTT CCTGAAACCTTAAAACAGAATGCTATAATAGAGAAGACGGCGAAGTTCATAGCATCGCAGGGCGCTCAAATGGAGATCCTCATCAAAGCGAAGCAGGGTGACAATCCACAGTTCAAGTTCCTCAACCGGGACTCGAACCTGCATCCTTACTATACCGCGCTTATTGGACTTGTCAAGGCTGAGAAGTGGCCTGAAAAGAAAGTCGAAGTTGTTGAag AAAAACCACCTGAAAATGAAGAATATCTCCACCCCAGTTTGGCATCAACCGTGATTGAATCT GCACCAGCGATCCCAAGCATCCACTACAAACCATCAGCAGACTGCGATTACACAATGCTGATCAGCAAGATGCGAGGAGAGGATGAGATGGATGTCGACGGAGAGCCCCGTGGAGACGTGCCCCCGCCAGGAACCGAACCGCCGCGGCACAGGACGCCGGGCGCTGAGATATATAGGGCGCCTGTCATGTATACTAAGGGACCTGATGGTAATCATG TGGATCCCACAGCGCCAATGCCGTCGCAGTACCAGCAGTACGCAGCATACTACCAGCAGTATCAAACACAGGAACAACAGCTGCAGCAGCAGGTGAAGAAGCCGCCGACACAACCCTCGCTCAAGTCCACCGGTCTCAGCCTGATGAAGAACTATAATACTGACTCCGATAGCGATGTGTCGG ATTTCGACGACAGTTCATCAACGGACAGCAGAGACAGAGTCCCCATCATCACACCGCCGGATGACGTGCAAATTGTGATCGACAAGATGGCGTCGTACGTCGCACGAAATGGCGACGAGTTCGCGGATATTGTGCGCGCTAAAAATGATCCACGGTTCACGTTCCTTGATCCGGAGAATATTTACCATCCGTATTATAAGCGGTTGATGCAGCAGAAGAGAGGAATTGATGTCAATGGGAAGGAGAAGAAGAAAAGGACTGCTG CACCTGTATCATTCTCAATAAAAAAACTGAAGGAACCGGATCCAATCTTACCAAAACCGGCGTTACCTTACGAGTCCAGTTCAGACGATGACTCGGAGAAGCCAGCAGAGAAGCAACCAGCTCAGGAGGAGTTTAAGGAACCACCTAAAGTATACCCACAAACATTCCCAACAAACAACATCCCACCAGTAGTCATGTATAAAATAGACCCACAATACAATGACTTACCTTTAATGAGGCCGTATATAGAACCGGTAAAGCCTCTTAAGCCCCCTCCTAAGCCCCCAATGTTACCAGAGTACAACGAAATGCCAAAACAAGAGGAGATTGCACCCCTACCTGAACCGCCCCCACCACCAGTACCTCAACAAGTTATAGAAATCCCAACCGTACCTTTGAAAGAAGCTCCGACTGTAGAAAAAGTCGAAATAGTCATTGAGAAGGAGAAAGAAGTACCAAGTGTAGAAGTTGTACAGAAGAAGGAAACTCCTCCTGTGAAAGAGACTCAGAATAGAGACAGTCCGTATACAAGAGAGAGTCCGTTTCGCAAAGAAAGTCCACCTAAGAGAGACAGTCCTTATACTAGAGAAAGTCCTTACAGAAGGGAAAGTTCATTAAAAAGAGAGAGTCCTTACAAAAGAGCGAGTCCTCTCGCCAGAGACAGTCCCCATTCTAGAGGGAGTCCGCACAAGAGAGAAGGTTCCCACAAACGCGATAGTCCTCATCacagagatagagaaagagattCTCATAAAAGAGATAAAAAGAAGCATAAAGATCGTAGGAAGGAACATCGATCAAAATCAGAGAGTAGGGAGTCAAGGAGGAATGATAGGCGGAGTGCTGAGAGGGAGAAGAAAAGAGAAAAGGACAAAGTAAGAGAGAGTGAGAGTAAGAGAAGTAAATATAGTAAAGAGGAGTTGGAGAATGAGATCATATCTCTAGTTGATAATTCTGATGACTTGATTGATTTGACGGGAGATCAGTCTGATTCTAAAG tgGAGGGAGAGACGGAGGCGGAGCGCGCGAAGCAGTtggagcggcggcggcgcgcggccgaGTTCCTCAAGAAGGTCGGCGTCgaccccgccgccgccgcgctgcctACTTCCTCGCTCGCCAGTGCTATG GTGGATACTTTGGAGTCTATTCGAAAGAAGAAAGCAGAAGAAGAAGAGAAGAGACGGCGGCGAGACAAGAGAAGACACCGTGATAGACGAG ATTACGAAGACGAGTCTGAGCGGTCACACAGGAAGAGTAAACGTCGAAAGTATAG atcGTCAGACGACAACGATGAATCTGACTATGATGG TTCAAAAAAGAAGAAACGAAAGAAGGACAGGAAGCACAGTTCCAAAAGCAAGCGCAAGCGCAGGAGAGAGGACGCGGAGGAAACGGAACAGCCAATCACAGTCAACATCGACTTGACAAGCACTCTCAAAGAACTCCGCACTTCCTCTCCCACCAAAGAACTTGTACTCCAAGATACAGAAGAAGCACAGGCCTTCGTAAGACCAGATTCTTCTGATGATGATTTAGAAAGAGATAGGaggagaaagagagagagacagTACAGTGAAGGAGAGTGGTCGAGCGACTCCGAAGGAGATTCCAAGTCAAGTGCTAGCAAGAATGATGATTAA
- the LOC118274792 gene encoding inositol oxygenase, giving the protein MAEQKGEVSLIDPSQLLRPEPVFNDKPIEAFRDYTVDDSDPVRERVRRTYYDMHTNVTVELVKQKREKWLKFNTFKSTIKDALIKLNELVDESDPDTDLPNIVHAFQTAERIREDHPDEDWFHLTGLIHDLGKVMAFYGEPQWCVVGDTFPVGCKWAKSIVYGPESFKDNPDTYNPKYNTEYGMYEPHCGLDNLLISWSHDEYMYQFLKHNNSKIPEKGLYMIRYHSLYPWHAGGDYRHLTNEKDEQILQWVLEFNKYDLYTKSTKVPDIEALWPYYEKLIDKYIPGVCEW; this is encoded by the exons ATGGCTGAG CAAAAAGGAGAGGTCTCCTTGATCGACCCGTCGCAGCTGCTGCGTCCGGAGCCGGTGTTCAACGACAAGCCGATAGAAGCGTTCCGAGACTACACCGTGGATGACAGCGACCCCGTCCGGGAGCGCGTGCGCAGGACCTACTATGACATGCACACTAATGTCACCGTCGAACTTGTTAAAC AGAAAAGAGAAAAATGGTTAAAATTCAACACATTCAAGAGTACGATCAAGGATGCTCTCATCAAGTTGAACGAGCTGGTGGACGAGTCAGACCCTGACACCGACCTTCCGAACATTGTGCACGCCTTCCAAACTGCTGAGAGGATCCGGGAAGACCACCCTGATGAGGACTGGTTCCATCTTACTGGACTCATCCATGATTTGGGCAAG GTGATGGCATTCTACGGCGAGCCCCAATGGTGTGTGGTGGGAGACACATTCCCCGTGGGCTGCAAGTGGGCCAAGTCCATCGTGTACGGACCCGAGAGCTTCAAGGACAACCCTGACACATACAACCCTAAATATAA CACTGAATACGGAATGTACGAGCCCCACTGCGGCCTGGACAACCTGCTGATCTCCTGGAGCCACGACGAGTACATGTACCAGTTCCTCAAACACAACAACAGCAAGATCCCAGAGAAGGGGCTGTACATGATCAG ATACCACTCACTGTACCCATGGCACGCGGGCGGAGACTACCGCCATCTTACCAACGAGAAGGATGAACAGATTCTGCAGTGGGTGCTGGAGTTCAA CAAATATGACCTCTATACCAAGAGCACTAAGGTCCCTGACATCGAGGCTCTCTGGCCTTACTACGAGAAGCTGATCGACAAGTACATTCCTGGAGTTTGCGAGTGGTAG
- the LOC118275171 gene encoding inositol oxygenase-like isoform X2 yields MKPKPDSPISMLDPSLLLRPEKVYDGKPVEAFRNYDIDENDPIKERVRRTYYEMHTKQTVDFVKGRMAEWLKFNHFKSTIKDALIKLNELVDESDPDTDLPNIVHAFQTAERIREEHPDQDWFHLIGLIHDLGKVMAFYGEPQWCVVGDTFPVGCKWGKSIVYGDDSFKDNPDTYNPKYNTECGMYKPHCGLENLMISWGHDEYLYRVLVHNHSKFPKEGLFMIRYHSLYPWHAGGDYKHLMKAGDEEIMKNVLEFNKYDLYTKSAGVPDIEALWPYYEKLIEKYIPGVLEW; encoded by the exons ATGAAGCCCAAACCT GATTCTCCCATCTCCATGCTAGACCCTTCTCTCCTTCTGCGGCCAGAGAAGGTCTATGATGGGAAACCAGTGGAAGCGTTCAGAAATTATGACATTGATGAAAATGATCCCATCAAAGAACGCGTGAGGCGGACGTATTATGAAATGCATACTAAACAGACTGTGGATTTTGTTAAAG GTCGCATGGCagagtggttgaaattcaaccactTCAAGAGTACGATCAAGGATGCTCTCATCAAGTTGAACGAGCTGGTGGACGAGTCAGACCCTGACACCGACCTTCCTAACATAGTGCACGCCTTCCAAACTGCTGAGAGGATCCGGGAAGAACACCCTGACCAGGACTGGTTCCATCTTATTGGATTAATCCACGATCTTGGAAAG GTGATGGCTTTCTATGGAGAGCCTCAATGGTGTGTGGTGGGAGACACATTCCCCGTGGGCTGCAAGTGGGGGAAATCCATCGTTTATGGAGATGACAGCTTCAAGGACAACCCTGATACATACAACCCTAAGTACAA CACGGAATGCGGGATGTACAAGCCACACTGCGGGCTGGAGAACCTGATGATCTCGTGGGGACACGACGAGTACCTGTACCGGGTGCTCGTGCACAACCACTCCAAGTTCCCCAAGGAGGGACTCTTCATGATCAG ATACCACTCGCTGTACCCGTGGCACGCGGGCGGCGACTACAAGCACCTCATGAAGGCGGGCGACGAGGAGATCATGAAGAACGTGCTGGAGTTCAA TAAATACGACCTGTACACCAAGAGCGCTGGAGTCCCCGACATTGAAGCTCTATGGCCATACTATGAGAAACTGATTGAGAAGTACATCCCTGGAGTTCTGGAGTGGTAG
- the LOC118275171 gene encoding inositol oxygenase-like isoform X1, producing the protein MKILLQDSPISMLDPSLLLRPEKVYDGKPVEAFRNYDIDENDPIKERVRRTYYEMHTKQTVDFVKGRMAEWLKFNHFKSTIKDALIKLNELVDESDPDTDLPNIVHAFQTAERIREEHPDQDWFHLIGLIHDLGKVMAFYGEPQWCVVGDTFPVGCKWGKSIVYGDDSFKDNPDTYNPKYNTECGMYKPHCGLENLMISWGHDEYLYRVLVHNHSKFPKEGLFMIRYHSLYPWHAGGDYKHLMKAGDEEIMKNVLEFNKYDLYTKSAGVPDIEALWPYYEKLIEKYIPGVLEW; encoded by the exons ATGAAGATTCTTCTGCAGGATTCTCCCATCTCCATGCTAGACCCTTCTCTCCTTCTGCGGCCAGAGAAGGTCTATGATGGGAAACCAGTGGAAGCGTTCAGAAATTATGACATTGATGAAAATGATCCCATCAAAGAACGCGTGAGGCGGACGTATTATGAAATGCATACTAAACAGACTGTGGATTTTGTTAAAG GTCGCATGGCagagtggttgaaattcaaccactTCAAGAGTACGATCAAGGATGCTCTCATCAAGTTGAACGAGCTGGTGGACGAGTCAGACCCTGACACCGACCTTCCTAACATAGTGCACGCCTTCCAAACTGCTGAGAGGATCCGGGAAGAACACCCTGACCAGGACTGGTTCCATCTTATTGGATTAATCCACGATCTTGGAAAG GTGATGGCTTTCTATGGAGAGCCTCAATGGTGTGTGGTGGGAGACACATTCCCCGTGGGCTGCAAGTGGGGGAAATCCATCGTTTATGGAGATGACAGCTTCAAGGACAACCCTGATACATACAACCCTAAGTACAA CACGGAATGCGGGATGTACAAGCCACACTGCGGGCTGGAGAACCTGATGATCTCGTGGGGACACGACGAGTACCTGTACCGGGTGCTCGTGCACAACCACTCCAAGTTCCCCAAGGAGGGACTCTTCATGATCAG ATACCACTCGCTGTACCCGTGGCACGCGGGCGGCGACTACAAGCACCTCATGAAGGCGGGCGACGAGGAGATCATGAAGAACGTGCTGGAGTTCAA TAAATACGACCTGTACACCAAGAGCGCTGGAGTCCCCGACATTGAAGCTCTATGGCCATACTATGAGAAACTGATTGAGAAGTACATCCCTGGAGTTCTGGAGTGGTAG